In Anopheles bellator chromosome 2, idAnoBellAS_SP24_06.2, whole genome shotgun sequence, the genomic stretch AGTctttgtctgtctgtctgtttttttaaataaataaattaaatagtAATTATTACAGCAAAGTCCTCATTTTATCGTATTACTTCAGAAGtataaaattatcaaatgATATCCACCGAAAAGCAGTCAAGTCAGTTGATACTTACATTGGGCGTCATTACGCCGACGACGTACGGAGCAATGATACCGGTGATGGCACCGATACCGTTCGTGATGGCCATCAGTGTGCCGGCGTAGTTTGGACTCAGATCCAGCGGGTTCACCTTCATGCCGGGGTAGAACGTTCCCATGAGACCCATGGCGAAGGTGAACAGCATAACGACGATCGCCTTTTCGCATCCGGCGTACGAGGCACCGACGATGAAGCAAGCCGGCCCAACGGAAGCTGGAATATGTTTTGGGAGGAAGCGATTCAGTTGCGAACCCTTTTCCGGTGTCGTCTCCGGGACTTACCGATGGTGGTGAACAGCTTGCGGCCGAACGTGATCGTCATGCGACCGGAAGTGATGAGCCAATCGCTGAGGACACCGGTCGACAGCGACACGATCCACATCACCAGGTAGGGAAGCGAGGAGTACAGACCGTTGTCCTTGATCGAGAACCGCAGCACATCGCTCATATACTTCGGCAGATCGGTCACCATGATGAAGAAGCCCCAATCGTGACCGATCTGGGCGCACACCAGCGCCATCATAGGAACGCTCGTCAGGATGTAGCGCCAAGGCGTCGGCGGAAGCGTACGATCACGCTCCAGTGTTCCGAGCTCCCGCTTCAGGTactctttctccttctcggTGATGAACGGATGCGACTCTGGATCGCTGTAGCAGATGAGTGTCTGGAAGTGTCGATAAACTTGAATGTCAGCCCGAACGTCAATCAATCCTGTGCCATGTGCCACTGTGAAGATACTTACGAAGATGACGAACCACAAAATCCCCAAACCGCCGAAGAAGTAAAACACCGACGACCACCCGTCGATGTTGTGTAGCAACACCCCGGACAGCAGATTCCCGAGGATCGTACCGACCTGACCACCGCCGAATACTAGCGACCCCAGCTTACTGCGCTCCTTCGCCGGGATCCAGGTGGCCAACAAGGCACTCAACGCCGGAAAGGTAGTGCCTTCGCCAAGCCCCATCAACACTCGGATCACGATCAGAGCGGTCGAGCCACCGGACTGAACGGCCCACGGGGTGATGAGTGTAAAGATGGCCGTCGAAAGGATGCCCAAGCTGAGGGTCCACTTGCCGCCGAACTTCTCCGCCAGCATACCGCCCGGGATGTGGGTGATGACGTAGCCCCAGTAGAACGAGGACAGGATGATGCCCTGCAGCTCCTCGTCCCAGTCGAACTCACCGCCGGTGAAGTCGTCCGGGTCCGCGGACTCGTCGATCGGACACACGCCTCCGTCGTCTTCCGACCCACCGTGCGTCTTGTTCACCATCTCCGTGATGGCGGTCGACAGCGAGATGCGCATCGTGTACGCGTTCATGATCGCCAGGAAGCCCATGATCGCCAGGACGACCCGTTGCGGGATGATAAAAACTGGATTCGAATTGGATCGAAGggaggaaacgaaaaattgCTTGTTAAAAGATTGAGCTCTGGAACCATTCGTTGGAGATTCGATTCGAAGATTGGTATCATCAAATTGGCCAAATTTCACGACACGACACGTGTTAATTACACGACTTTTATCCGGTATTTTCTTTAGTTTTCGCGTGGTTCATTACATTCTTCTCCCTGTTTAAAATTTGTACTGAAAAAACAACGTAGGCTGCAACTACAAATATTCTCACGAATGTCCTTTGGCCACTGGCAATCGCAATTCCCGTAGAACGCTTACAACCGATTGTTTAaatcacaaaacacaaactatAAAATGGACACACCTTTTAGAAATTCCAGCATCGTGTGGAAATGGGTTAATTTTGACACAAAATATTTAGAATGCTTGTACGAAACTTAAGCGAAAGCAACTATACCGGCACATCACTCGATTGATTTGCAACTGATTGCCTTTCTGATAGACGAAAGCCTTCTCCGATTGACTCAACTATAAACGACTTGACATCGGTAAATACTGTCAGATTTTCGGACTTAACACCTTAGATGTAGAAGACGGCTTAGAAGCCTCAGTGCTATCGATCGACATGATTTATTCATGGTAAacaatttcataaaatttatcaGACTACACTTTTCTGtcttttcaaaacaattttagAGACACATTAATTGTAGATGTAGATCCAGTAAAGTAGTTAATTCAAcagattgaaaaatattaaaagttATCCCTCACGCATGAGAAATTATTCACTTTTAAGTCTGGGGTCTTCATAGCAATGTTCAATAACAAGGTTGTTTGCTTTGATTCTTTTTCAAATCAACAAAGGTCAGACGTCTTAGCCATAAAACAAGGCTTTCTTTGAGCATGCATTCCGTGTCTACGAATAGTTGTTCAAAACAAAGCCATTGCCACGGTTCCATCAACACTGCATACAGGTATTTCTCATTAAAACACACCGTAACCGATCGCATTCTGTTCCCAAATTCCTGTCTCACATGGAAAAGCACCTGTCCCGACAAAGGGGAAAAcctttcgattttatttactACCAGCTGGAATCAGCTGGTCgttgcataaaacaaacaaagtagAACCGCTGCCGACGCCGTGAGAACCGCGAGAGCTGGGTACTAAATGAAGGCGAACGATCATCGAGCAAATTGAACGATTAACAACGTCTTGACAGCACAAAGCCAACCAAGTGAAGCTTGTGACAGACGGCGATTGCGTGTTAATTAATTCACGCCACGCTGGCTCGGTgcgtttcgagttcgagaacTTTCAGTTTTGCATTCTAAAGTGAATTGTGCTTTTCCCATAATTCCCATCAGCTGTTCGGTAGCTGATTACTCACAATGCGCGAGAAGCAACAGGTCAGCCTCAGTGCTGGCAAGAACAATCACACCCAACTAGACATCACCCGCCTAGGGTTGGGTATCATAAATTCATCAACTAGAAAAGGCCCGCGATAGGCATCTCCAGCATCGATTGCTCAGCCCAGTGTGATTCGCAGCTCAATCAATCATGGATCCACGCTCGACGCTCCCAGCGTATGGCGTGAAGGCCACCGTGGCGTGTGCTGATATCTGCTTATCAGCAGCAATGGGGAGTAGAATAGCCGCCGGGAGCTGTACTAGATGAAAAGCCGGTCCGTGGATGATAAGATTTACAAAAGTCGCGCGCCATCACTTCCTTATCGGTTTGATCGAAGGATTTGGTTAATCAATCGGTGCCGGACCCCAACCAACCAGCGGGGGGTCCGGCACCAAGGAGCACAGTTATCTCCGCGGAGTCGTAATAGAATTATCCAGATAATGCTAATAATAGGCTGTAAACGGGTAGTAGGTTTTAAGGTCGAACGAACGATAGGCGAATTGTGGCCCAGCAACGGACGAGTCCTTCGAGTACTACCGCCTATCGGACTTTGGGGCATTCTGTGATTATTGCGATTCAATGCCGGCATCGCAAACCACTTTCATCGCTAGTGAAGCGAACATATGTAAATACACTTTGAAAGAGTTTCGTGCGTCGCCCCGGGGGGATTCCCCAGTAATTTTTCGCACAAATCGCTATGGATTTTGTGGGGAAGGtgcaaaatatttacccaaCTTATATGGTCACGGTCAACACGCGGTCGCGGTATCCGTTGCGGAACACCATGCATCTTTAATGAGCCTTAAGGAATGTCACAGTAAATACCACCCGTCATTAATAGGTTAGCCTGGTTGGGGAATACCCCTCCGGTAGAATGTTGTTGATTGAGCCGAAAAGATTAACATTGGGAACGGTGTCGAACATGTGCCGCTCCACATTTATCTTCGATGCCAAGGTAAGGACATTAGCCAATAGGATTCAAGTGCCGCAGGGCTGTCCAGATAGCCGATTCCAGGGTCTTCTGCGGCCACTTGACCACTGAGCTGTCCGGGGTTTGGCCACCTGTTCCAGTTTTCTACAATATGTGTCGATTCCCGTCAAGTGGCGAACGTACTTGAGCCACGGCGGCCGTGTTTGAGCTTTTACTTTTAGTCAACACTGGGTACGATACGCCTGACGGTTAAACTATTTTTTTATGAGATTTCTGATTACGTTCTCGAAATTGAGCTTCAGGGAAATTGCCTGCCAACCACAAACAATTAACAGCACCATGAAACAATTTTGGATCGATCTGAGACGGAGTAGCAATATTTCTTCCCAGGTGCTAGTGCTGTGGAAGtgatttgtggtttttggtCGGAGGCAGTACCTTACAATAATTTACCGGAAAACCACCACTGAGAAGGTGAGAAGTGGACTTTGGCATTAGGAGGAACTAGAAAATTTTAGCTTCAGCTAAAGTATAGTGTGTCCAAActaacgttcttttttcatttggttttataaaataactgccaaatatttttcgatgcttaaacattATAAACATTCGATGCTTAACATTAAACGtagatttttaaagtttatgtataaaatacagttttggttgcagaaaattgggaaagaTGAAACAATTATTTCCAAATTGGTAAGTCGTTAAATCATTCGccaaaagcacatttcattaaaGATCATTTCGGATTCGGAAATCCCATACATCGTGCAAGAAAAGCCAATGCATCCACAAagagtgactgtttggtgtggattttggctgattg encodes the following:
- the LOC131208698 gene encoding putative inorganic phosphate cotransporter yields the protein MIKSMRSFDFGVAGPSAERQPLLGPGKDQWPIEFREGKHCPKPGWLLGYGAEVRHPWMECLSRVFIIPQRVVLAIMGFLAIMNAYTMRISLSTAITEMVNKTHGGSEDDGGVCPIDESADPDDFTGGEFDWDEELQGIILSSFYWGYVITHIPGGMLAEKFGGKWTLSLGILSTAIFTLITPWAVQSGGSTALIVIRVLMGLGEGTTFPALSALLATWIPAKERSKLGSLVFGGGQVGTILGNLLSGVLLHNIDGWSSVFYFFGGLGILWFVIFTLICYSDPESHPFITEKEKEYLKRELGTLERDRTLPPTPWRYILTSVPMMALVCAQIGHDWGFFIMVTDLPKYMSDVLRFSIKDNGLYSSLPYLVMWIVSLSTGVLSDWLITSGRMTITFGRKLFTTIASVGPACFIVGASYAGCEKAIVVMLFTFAMGLMGTFYPGMKVNPLDLSPNYAGTLMAITNGIGAITGIIAPYVVGVMTPNHGLDEWRIVFWISFAIFNVTNLVYVIWASGEVQPWNTPHLMNQSVEAGEGNESKAAEAQKSAQSQDAIKN